AGCGCCGCATCATCAACATCCTCGGCGGCACGGTCGAAGGGCCGAAGCTCAACGGCAAGGTGCTGCCCGGCGGCGCCGACTGGCAGATCGTGCGCGCCGACGGCGTGGTGCACCTGCATGCGCGCTATACGATCGAGACCAACACCGGCGGTCAGATCCTGGTGGATGCCGAAGGCTACCGTCACGGCCCGCCCGACGTGATGGCAGCGCTGGCGCGCGACGAGACGGTCGATCCCTCGCGCTACTATTTCCGGACCGCCATGCGGTTCGAAACCGCCGATCCGGCTTCATCCTGGCTTAACCGTATCCTCGCCATCGGTTATGGCGCCCGCGCCAACCAGCAGGTCCGTATCGAAGTGTTCGAAGTACTATGAGGGCGACTTGACCGAGACGCCCGGACCCCGCAAGACTCCTATTAGTTGTCTTTGACAACATATTTTCGGACCTCAATTCGGACAACGGACGGCCCGACCCTGATGGCCAAAAAAGCAAGCCAGAAAGCAAGCCGCCCCACATCCGCCCTGCCCGACTCGCTCGCGGCCGAACTGCGCGGCAACATCGCTGTCGTGACGCTGAAGCGCCCGCACAAGCGCAACGCGCTCGACGACACCACTGTGCTGGGCCTGCAATCGTTCTTTGCCACGCTGCCGAAGGACATCAAGGCCGTCGTGCTCAATGGCGAAGGCCAGCATTTCTCGGCGGGCCTCGACCTCACCGAACTCTCCGAACGCAACACCGCCGAAGGCGTTGAGCATTCGGCGAGCTGGCACCGCGCCTTCCAGCACATCGAATTCGGCAAGGCGCCGGTCGTCGCCGTGCTGCATGGCGCCGTGGTCGGCGGCGGTCTCGAGCTTGCCGCGGCTGCGCATGTGCGCATCGCCGAGCGCTCGACCTACTACGCGCTGCCCGAAGGCAGCCGCGGCATCTATGTCGGCGGCGGCGCGTCGGTGCGATTGCCGCGGCTGATCGGCGTGTCGCGCATGCAGGAAATGATGCTGACCGGCCGCACCTACAATGCGGAGGAAGGCTTCAGCATCGGGCTCTCGCACTATGTGGTCGAAGACGGCGAAGGCCTCGCCAAGGGCGTCGCGCTCGCCAAGCGCATCGCCGAGAACGCGCCGCTCACCAATTTCGCGATCACCCACGTGCTGCCGCGCATCGCCGAGAGCGATCCGGCATCGGGCTACGTCACCGAGTCGCTGATGGCGGCGATCGCCCAAGGCAGCGACGAGGCCAAGTCACGGCTGAAGGATTTTCTGGAGAAGCGTGGCAAGAAGGTGCTTCGGGGGTGAAGCGTGGCTGAAGCAATGCGCAACAGGACTGCTGCCGCGGCGCCGCTCCGCCCGGTGCGGCTTGGACCTTCGGATGTCGAGATCGAGCGCAGGCCCGACGGCACGCTCCTTCTGCGTTCGCCGCATCCGCTCGAGCGCTATCACGACAAGCTGACGGTGCGGCTCGAGCATTGGGCGGCGGTGGCGCCCGATCGCGTGTTCCTGGCGCAGCGGACGCGCGACGGCTCCTGGCGCAAGGTGGCCTATCGCGATGCGTGGCTTCAGGTGCGCAGCATTGCGCAGGCTCTGATCGAGCGGAAGCTTTCGGTGGAGCGCCCGATCGCAATCCTCTCCGGCAACGACATCGAACACGCCCTCCTGGGCCTCGCCGCCATGATGATCGGCGTGCCTTACGCGCCGATCTCGGTGCCCTACTCGCTGATGTCGAGCGACTTCGGCAAGCTCAAGTCGATCATCGAGGTGCTCAATCCGGGCCTGGTGTTCGCGGCCGACGGCAAGGCGTTTGCACGCGCGATCGACAGCGCGGTGCCGCTCGGCGTCGAGATCGTCACCACGGTCAATCCGCTCGACAGCCGCCCGACCTCGTCCTTCGCCGAACTGCTGATGACCGAGTCGACCGTGACGGTCGAAGCCTTCCACGCCAGGGTCGGCCCCGACACCATCGCCAAGATCCTCTTCACCTCGGGCTCGACCGGCTATCCCAAGGGCGTCATCAACACCCAGCGCATGCTGTGTTCGAACCAGGCGATGATCCGCGCCGGATTGCGCTTCGTCGGCGACGAGCCGCCGGTGATCGTGGATTGGCTGCCCTGGAACCACACCTTCGGCAGCAATCACAACTTCAACCTGGTGCTCGACAACGGCGGGTCGCTCTACATCGACGAGGGCAAGCCGCTGCCCGGCGCGATCGCCGCCACTGCGAAGAACCTGAAGGAGATCGCGCCGACGATCTACTTCAACGTGCCCAAAGGCTACGAGGCGCTGCTGCCGCATCTTCGCGCCGACGCCGAGTTGCGGAAGAACTTCTTCAGCCGGCTCAAGGTGCTGTTCTACGCCGGCGCAGCGTTGCAGCAGTATGTCTGGGACGCGTTGCAGGAGCTCAGCGTTGCGGCCTGCGGCGAGCGGGTGATCTTCATCTCCAGCATCGGCTCGACCGAGACTTCGCCGCTCGCCATCGCCTGCAATTGGGACTATCCGCGACCGGGCAACATCGGCGTGCCGGCGCCGGGCGCCGTGCTGAAGCTCGTGCCCAACGAAGGCAAGCTCGAATGCCGGCTCAAGGGCCCGAACATCACGCCGGGCTATTGGCGGAAGCCGGAGCTGACGAACGACGCCTTCGATGAAGAAGGCTTCTACAAGATCGGCGACGCGCTGAAGTTCGTCGATCCGAACGATCCGAGCCAGGGCCTGTTGTTCGACGGCCGGCTCGCCGAGGACTTCAAGCTGGCCAGCGGCACGTGGGTCAGCGCCGGTGCGCTGCGTGCGCAGTTCGTAGATCATTGCGCGCCGCTGATGCGCGACGCGGTGATCGCCGGCGCCGACCGCGACGACCTCACCGCCCTGGTGTTTCCGGACATCGAAGCCTGCCGCAAGATTGCGGAGGTGCCCGCCGATGCGCCGCCCGCCGCGGTGCTGGGCGATGCCAAGCTGCGTGGCGAATTCAGCCGGCGCCTGACCGCACTGGCGCAGCAAAGCGCGGGCAGCTCGACGCGCATTTGCCGGATCATCCTGATGGCCGAACCGCCGTCGCTCGATGCCGGCGAAGCCACCGACAAAGGCTCGATCAACCAGCGCGCGGTCTTGACGCGGCGGAAGGCCCTGGTGGAAGAGCTGTATGCGTCGACGCCATCGGCAAACGTGATCTCCATCGACGAACGGAACTAGATTTCATGGACCCCAAAGGACACGCCGCGATCGTGACCGGTGCTGCTTCCGGTCTCGGTGCCGAGACCGCGGCGGCACTGGCCAAGGCCGGCTCCAAGGTCGCCTGCCTCGATATCAACATCGAGGGCGCGAGACAGACCGCCAGCAGGATCGGCGGCATCGCGATCAAGTGCGACGTCACGAGCGAAAGCGGCGCCGTCGCGGCTTTGAAGGAGGCGCGCGACAAGAACGGCCCGGCGCGCATTCTCGTCAACTGCGCCGGCGTCGGTCCGGCCAAGCGCATGGTCGGCCGTGACGGCCCGATGCCGCTGGCCGAATTCGAGAAAGTGATTTCGATCAATCTGGTCGGCACCTTCAACATGATGCGGCTCGCCGCCGCCGACATGCAGACGCTGGAGCCGCTCGCCGATCACGAACGCGGCGTGATCGTCTCCACCGCCTCGGTCGCGGCCTTCGAGGGCCAGATCGGCCAGACCGCCTATTCGGCGTCCAAGGGCGGCGTCGCGGCGCTGACGCTGCCGGCGGCGCGCGAGCTGTCGCAATTCGGCATCCGTGTGGCCGCGATCGCGCCCGGCATCTTCGCCACGCCGATGCTGACCGCGCTGCCCCAGGCCGCGCAGGACAGCCTCGGCGCCTCGGTGCCGTTCCCCAAGCGGCTCGGCGAGCCGCGCGAATACGCCGACCTTGTGCTGTTCATCGTCCGCAGCAATTATCTCAACGGCGAAGTGATCCGGATCGACGGGGCGCTGCGCATGGCGCCGCGCTGAAACTGGAGCAAGCCTTGAGGACAAAGCTGTGGGGATGATGATCTATATCCGGCACGCCCGCATCGAATGGGGCGACTGCGATCCCGCCGGCATCGTGTTCTTCCCGCGCTACTTCGCGATGTTCGACAGCTGCACCACGGGATTGTTCTCGCAGGCGCTCGGCATGAGCAAATATCAGTTCCGGCAACACTACGCGTTCGACGGCTATCCGATGGTCGACACGCGGGCGCGCTTTTTGAAGCCCACCAAGTTCGGCGACGACGTCGTGATCGAAACCAAGGTGACGGAGTTCCGCCGATCGAGCTTCGACGTGCAGCACCGGCTGACGCTCGACAACGAGCTTTGCGTCGAATGCCTCGACACCCGCGTCTGGGCCGAACGCAATCCGGACAATCCGGAAAAAATCCGCTCCAAGCCCATTCCGCAAGACGTCATCGCGAAGTTCAACGTGCCGTAACGGCATGAACGGCCGCATGGTGTGATGACAGAGCTCAAGCCCATTGTCCTGGTGACCGGCGCCTCGGCGGGACTCGGCGCGGCGCTTGCCGAGGGGTTCGCCGAGCGCGGACACAGCATCGTGCTGGTCGCCCGCCGCGCAGCGCAGCTCAATGAAGTGGCTGACGGCATCGCGGCGAAAGGCCACGAGCGGCCGCATGTGATCGCGCTCGATCTGGCGTCGCCGGATGCCGGCGACCGCCTGGAGCGGGCGTTGCAGGAGGCGGGGCTTGAGCCCGAGATCGTCGTCAACAATGCGGGCTTTGGGCTGCTGGGCCCGGCCGTAAAGCTCGACCGCGCGCAGCAGCTGGCCATGGTCGATCTCAATGTGCGGATCGCGACCGATCTCGCGCTCCGCTTTTCCGACAGCCTCGCGCGCCGCAAAGGCGGCATCCTCAATGTCGCTTCGGTGCTGGGCTTCCTGCCCGGCCCGGGCATGGCGGTCTATCACGCCACCAAGGCCTATCTCGTGTCGTTCAGCCTGGCGCTGCATCAGGAGATGAAGGCCAAGGGCATCCGCGTGACGGTGCTCTGCCCGGGCCCAATCGAGACCGAATTCGCCGTGCGCCCGGTGGGCTATTTCGCGCGGCGGCTGACCCGGCCGCTCGAACACGTCGTGCGTCACGGCATCGCGGGTTTCCTCGCCGGCGAGCCTGTCGTGGTGCCGGGCAAGGACAACAAGGTCCTCACCGTGCTGGCGCGGCTGCTGCCGCGGTGGCTCACGCTGTCGATGGTCGGCAACAGCAAGCGCCGGCGTTTCGAGGCAACATGAGCACCCCCGTGACGCTCATCACCGGCGCGTCCGCCGGTATCGGCGCGGCGCTTGCGACCATGTTCGCCGAGCACGGCCATGCTGTGGTGCTGACGGCGCGGCGCGAAGCGCAACTCTCGGCCGTCGCGGATGCGATCGAGCGTGCGGGCCGGCCGCGGCCCCGCATCATTGCGACCGATCTCGCGCGGCCCGAGGCGACGGCTGAGATCGAGAGCGAATTGCGCGCGGCGGGCCTCGAGGTGCAATACCTGGTCAACAATGCAGGCTTCGGTTTCGTCGGCAACGCCACCGAGATGAACGGCGCCGAGCGCCTCGCGATGGTCGATCTGAACGTTCGCGCCCTCACCGAACTGTCGCTGACGTTTGCGCCAAGCCTCGTGCGCCACAAGGGCGGGCTTTTGAATGTCGCGTCGGTCGCGGGATTCATGCCCGGTCCAGGCATGGCGGTCTATCACGCCACCAAGGCCTACGTGGTGTCGTTCAGCGAGGCCTTGCACCAGGAGCTGAAGTCGCAGGGCGTCCGCGTCACAGCGCTCTGTCCCGGTCCGGTCGAGACCGAATTCCAGACGCGCGCCGGCATGCCCGAGGGCTACTTCCCGAAAATCATGACGCGCTCGCCCGATCGCGTCGCCCGTGAGGGCTATGACGGGCTGATGCGGGGCAGACGCATCGTGATACCGGGCTTCAACAATCAGGTGGCGGCGCTGCTGCCGCGGTTTGTGCCGCGCGGCTTGCTGCTTTCGATGATGGGACGGCGCAGCCGTAACGCCTAGGGCTGCGGCGCGACAGCCCGACAGGTGCCGTCCGCGTCGAAGCGCCCAAACGTCTCGACGGCGTCTTGCGCCCACTCCTCGACCGGCAGCGGGCCGCAAACCAGCATCATGTACTCGTAGTGCGCGCGCCGATCGTTGCCCATGACGAACTGGTAGTGCATGCGGAACAGGTCCCAGCGCCGCTTCCTGTAGAACTCCGGCGACATCATCTCCCTGATCCGCACCTTCCAGACCAGCGGGTTGCGGCGCCACGCTCCTGCATCGATGCCGATGCCCGCGACTGGATCGAAGTTGAAGAAGTTGAGCACATCGGCGCGTGCCTGCACGTCGATCCAGAGGACCGACGGCTCGATCGCCACACGATAAACTTCGTTGCGCACGCGCGTGGCGTGGCGGTGCAGGCCGATGCCGGGCATCAGCGAACCGGGCGTCAGCAACACCACCTTGGGACCGTGGGTGCCAAGCGCCGGATCGATCTCCAGCGCGCGCGCCACCACGGCCGGTCCAAGCACGCCGCCGCCGGAGTGACCCACCACGACGATCTCGTCGATGCCGGGGGCCTTGACCATCTCGACCAGGCGCTGCGCGCCGGCTTCGACAAAGTAATCGAAGCACGAGGGCTCGCCGCGGCCGTAACGCAACAGATACGGCCAATGGCTGTTGATCTGCACCGTGAACAGCTTGTCGGCCAAGGGCCGCAGCAGCTTGAACACACCGATGGCGACCAGCGCTCCGACCAGGACATTGACCACCGATGGCAGGGCGATGAACTTCTGCAGGGCCCAGACCACGCACCAGCCGCCGAGCGCAGAGGCCGCCAGCCACAGGATCAGCAGCAACTGGAAATACGTCAGCGCCGCGCCGTACTGCGGAGAGGCGCGATAAATCCGAAACAGAGTGCCGGTGTAGAGATAGTTGAACATCAAGCCGAGCGCGCGCGGCACCTGACGCCACATCGGCTGCGCCATGTTGGCGCGGATCATCCGCTCCTGGCGCAGGAATTCGTAGCAGGTGTGGACCCGCCAGTTGGGCCCTGCCGCCGCGACATCCCAATGGGCAAAGTCGTCGGAATCCAATTGCAACGGACCGGCCTTGGCGCGGACCGGCCAGTTTTTCAAAAACCGCCGCAAGGCGTGATCGAACAGCTTGTAATAGCCTTCGGCGCCCTGCGGATCGTAGCCCTCGATGTAGAGCACGTGCCGGCGCCAGCTCAGGCCGCCGCTGGTGGTGCTGCCGGTCTCAGCCATCGTGGCGCTCACGGATCGTGCCGCAGCCGATCGCGCAACTTGTGACGCTGGACCTTGCCGGTGGCGGTGCGCGGCAGGTCGGCGATCGTCTCGAAGCGGCGCGGCTGCTTGTAGCGCGGCAGCACTTGCGAGAGCCGCTCGCGCGCCGCGACGATCGCAGCCGCAGGCTCCGCGCCCGTCGCCGGCACCACATACAGCACGATCTCGGCGAGGCCGATCTCGTTCTCGCCCAGCACCGCGGCGCTCTCCACGATGGACGGAATGCCGGCCAGCGCGTCTTCGATCTCGGACGGCGAGACCCAGAGGCCGGAAACGCGCAGGATGTCGCCGGTGCGGCCGCGGTGATGATAGAAGCCGTCGGCATCGCGGGTGTATTCGTCACCCGTCGAGAACCAGCCGTCGGGCTTGAAGCGATCGGCTGGCCGCTCCGGCGGCCGCGACGTGTCGCCCGCCGAGCGATAACCCTCGCACACCGACGTCATACGAACCTCGAGCCGGCCCGCGGTGTCGGGCTGCTCGACCACCGCGCCGTCGTCGCTGACGATGCGAAGCTCCACGCCCGGCATCGCGTAGCCGGACGAGCCCGGCTTGCGTTCCGTGGGCGTGTTGCCGATCACCATATAGACCAGCTCCGAACAGCCGAGCCCGTCAAGGATCGGATGGCCCGATGCTGCTTCCCAGGCGTTCCAGATCTGCGGCGGCATGCGCTCGCCCGCCGATACGAAATAGCGCATCCCGCGAAACGACGGCGTCTGTGCCAGCCCGGCTTCGAGCAACCGATGATAGACCGCCGGAACGCTCAGCAGAACGGTCGGTTTGAAGCGCTCCATGGTGTCGGCAACGCTTCGTTCGGTCGCCCAGCGCTCCAGCAGCACGTTGCCGCAACCCATGCGCAGCGCCGCGAAGCTGTTGCCGATCGCATAGGCGAAATGGAAGCGCGACGTTGCAAACAGGCGGTCGTCCTTGGTGCAGCCCAGCACCTCGGCGTAATAGCGCGCGCTGATGCCGACGTTGCGATGATGATGCTCGACCGCCTTCGGCACGCCGGTGGTGCCCGACGTCATCACCCAGAACGCCGGATCGTTCGGCTTGCGCGGCGTGGGCACGAGCGGCGCGGCAGGCTTGCTCTTCCAGGCGGCGAGCTCGCCGTCGCGATACATCAGCCTGGTTTGCGGCGACGCCGCCGCGATCGCGAGCTTCGCGGTCTCGACGAATTCGGCATCGATCACCAGCACCGCGGGGCGCACGATCGAAAGAATCTGCGTGAGCTCTTCGGGCGAAGCGCGGCTCGACATCGCGACCGCGATCGCGCCAGCCGCCATGGCGCCGAGATGCATCGCGATGATGTCCGGCGTGTCGAGCATGAGCATGCCGACACGGTCGTTCGGCTGAACGCCCGCTTCGCGCAGTCCCGCCGCGAACTGGCCGACACGCGCGGCGAGCGCGCCGTAGGTCAGCGTCTCACCGGCGTTGAGCAACGCCGGATGATCCGGTCCCGCGACCTTCAGTCCGTGCAACAGGCAATATTCGACCGCATTCATCGGGAGGGTGCGTCAGGCTGGCCGCGCGTCGGCGGCGACCACTTCGATGACTTCGACGGCCGGATGCGCGGTCGGCAAGACGCGGTTGAGCTTCAACCCAGCCTTGCCGAACAGCGCCTGATACTCCGGCGCGGTGCGCTCGCGCCCGCCGGTGAGCAGCATGACGTGCAGGTCGAGCCAGCGGCCCGGTCCCGGCGTGTCGTCGGTCGGCACGGTCTTTTCGAGCACCAGCACGCGGGCGTCCGGCTTCATAGCGCGGCGCACGTTTCGCAGCATCTTCAGGCAGTCATCGTCGTCATAATCGTGCAGGAGATGCCGGAACAGATAGCCGTCGGCACCCTCGGGCACGGACTCGAACACATTGCCGGCGATGAAGGACACGCCGGGCAACGGCCCGCCTTCGCCGCGGCGGGCGGCGTCGATGCCCTCCTGCAGATCGAACAGCGTGCCCTGCACGCCCGGATGCGCGGCGAGGATCGCCGACAGCAGCATGCCGTGACCGCCGCCGACATCGACGATGCGCTTGAACTGGCCGAAATCGTAAGCCGAAACGATCGCCGGCGTCTCCGGCGAGTGCACCTCGACCATCATGCGCTGGAAGCGCGCGCCTTCCTTCGGATTGGCATGCAGCCAGTCGAACAGCTCTTTTCCCTTCAACGCTTCGAACGCGATGCCGCCCGCGAGCGCGCCGTCGAGCTTGCTCCAGATCTCGCCATTGTACTCGGTGAGCAGCTCCGCCGAGGTCTTCATCGAGTTCGGCGCACTCGACGTCAGCATCCGGCCCAGCGGGGTGAGCGCAAAGCGCTCGCCAGCCGATTCCGTGACGATGCCGCAGGTCGAGAGCGCGCGCAGGAGGCGATAGACCCGGTCGGGAACGAGGCCATGCGCTTTGGCCAGCGCTTCGGCACTGTCGCCGCCGGCCTCCATGGCATCGGCCAGGCCCAGCCGCGCGAACGAGCCGATGGCATGCGTCACCCAAAGGCTCGACAGAAGCTGCATCATTTTCTTGTGCAGCGATGCGGGATCGGCAGCCGCTTTGGGTGACTTCACGCTTTCGACTTTCAACATCCCCTCCGGGGCCGCTGCGGCCGTGCAGCCATAGACCAAGTCTTGAGGTTTATCCAGGGACGCGTTTTCCCGGAAAATGACCGGCGGCATTCCTTTACTTCAACGGGCTTCTGAGGCTCAATCCAAGCAAAAGTTGGTCTTGAAACCAACGTCCGGCCAAAGGCCGAAAAGGGAGGAACCTGACATGTCGCTTTCAGCGATGCTGAAATCCGCGCCGGCTTTAGGCTTGGCGTTGGCGCTCGGTGCCGCGCCCCAGGCGTCGGCGCAAGACAAGACCATCGAACTCAAGCTTTCGCACTGGGTGCCACCGACCCATCCATTGCAAAAGACGATGGAAGAATGGGGCGCCGACATCGAGAAGGCTTCGGGCGGTACCATCAAATACAAGATCTTCCCCTCTCAGCAACTCGGCAAGGCGTTCGACCATTACGACATGGCGCGCGACGGCATCGCCGACTTCACCTACGTCAATCCGGGCTATCAGCCGGGCCGCTTCCCGATCATCGCGGCGGGCGAATTGCCCTTCGTGGTTGGTCAAGCCAAGGGCGGCAACCGCGCGATCGATGCGTGGTACCGCAAATACGCCGCGACCGAGATGAAGGACGTGAAGTACTGCTTCTCATTCGTGCTCGATCCGGTGGCATGGCACTCCAAGACCAAGAAGATCATGGTGCCGTCCGACATCAAGGGCATGAAGATCAGGCCGGCCCAGGCGACGATCGCGGCCTGGATGACATTGCTCGGCGGCACCAATGTGCAGGCCAGCGCGACCGAAGTGCGCGACGTGATGGACAAGGGCGTGGCCGAGGCCGTGACCTTCCCGTGGGGTTCGGTGCCGCTGCTCGGCGTCGACAAGGTCACCAAGTATCACATGGATGCGCCGCTCGGCTCGGTGATGTTCCAGTGGCTGATGAGCCCGCGCACCTACAACGCCATGTCGGCGGCGCAGAAAAAGGTGATCGACGACCACTGCACCACCGACTGGGCGGCGAAGTTCGCCGACCCGTGGGCCGACTTCGAGCACGCCGGCATCGAGAAGATCAAGGCGATGCCGGGCCATGAGGTCTACACCATCAGCAACGAGCAGCTTGCCGAGTGGAAGGCGTCAGCTGAGCCGCTGAAGAAGAAGTGGGCCGACGATGTGAAGAGGGCCGGCGGCGATCCCGACACGATCATGAAAGAGCTGCAAGCTTCGCTCGCGCAGTACAAGGCGGGCTTCTAACGCGGGGCGCGAACAACGGCAGCGGACATTTTCGCTGCCGTTGTCCTGTCAGGGTAGGGCCATGTCCGGCGGCGATCCCACCGAGCCATCATCGGAGAGCAGCACGGCGCCGCGTGGATCGCGCGGCCCGATGAACTGGCTGATCGATCTGATCGAGCTGGTCGCCGCGGGATTCGTCGGCATCGTCGCGGCCGACATCTTCATCTCGGTGATGCTGCGCTACTTCTTCAGCGTGCAGATTCCAGACGCCTATGACTTCGGCCGGCTGCTGCTCGGCATCCTGATCTTCTGGGGCATCGCCGCGACGAGCTATCGCGGCACCCACATCACGGTCGATCTGCTCTACGCCAATGTCGGCCCGAAGCTGCAGCGCTTCATCGACGTGTTCGCGACGCTGGTGCTGCTGTTCGTCGTCACGGTGCAGACCTATACGCTTTACGACAAGGTCTGGACCACGAAGGCCGACCACGTCCTGACCTTCGATCTGCGCTTGCCGACCTGGCCGTTCTTCCTCGTGGCCTGGCTCGGCGACGCGTCCGCCGTGCTCCTCATCGCGATCCGGACCTATCGGCTGATCTTCCAGCCCGACGAGTTCGGCACGAAGTACCAGATCAAGCCGGTCGAGTGAGCCCGTGAGCAGCGAAACCGTCGCCATCCTGGGTTTCGTGGCGCTGTTCTCGCTGATGCTGATGCGCGTGCCGGTCGGCATGGCGATGGGCCTCGTCGGCGTCGGCGGCTTTGCCTACCTGGTCAACGGCGACGCCGCGCTGAAGATCATCGGCCACACCTCGATGCGCACGGTGACCGACTACACCTTCGGCGTCATCCCGATGTTCCTGCTGATGGGCGCCTTCGTCACCAACTCGGGCATGAGCAAGGAGCTTTTCCGCGCCGCCAACACATTCCTCGGCCATCGGCGCGGCGGCCTCGGCATTGCCACCATCGCGGCGTGCGGCGGCTTTGCCGCGATCTCCGGCTCGTCGGTTGCCACCGCGGCCACGTTCTCGACCGTCGCGTATCCGGAGATGCGGCGATACGGCTATCCGGAATCCTTCGCGGCCGGTGTGATCGCGGCTGGCGGCACCCTCGGCGCCATGCTGCCGCCGTCCACCGTGCTCGCGGTCTACGGCATCATCACCGAGCAGGACATCGGCAAGCTGTTCATCGCGGGCGTCCTGCCCGGCATTCTCGCCGCTTCCATGTACATGATCACCGTCGCGATCATCGGCTGGGCGCGGCCGGGCTATCTGCCAGCCGGGCCGCGCAGCACATGGCGCGAGCGGCTCACCGGGCTGCGCGACATCTGGGCGATGCTGCTGCTGTTCTTCTTCGTCATCGGCGGGATGTATGGCGGCTTGTTCACGCCGACCGAAGCTGGCGGCGTCGGCGCCGGCGGCGCATTGATCGTCGGCGTGCTGCGTGGCCGGCTGGGCTTCGAGGAAATCCGCCGCTCGCTTTTGCAAGCCACCCGCACCGCGGCCGCTGTGTTCACCGTGCTGATCGGTGCGTTGCTGTTCGGCTATTTCCTCACCGTGACGCAGACGCCGCAGAACGTCACGGCGTTCCTCACCGGCTTGGGGATCGGCAGCTACGGCGTGCTGGCGCTGATCAT
The Rhodoplanes sp. Z2-YC6860 genome window above contains:
- a CDS encoding TRAP transporter small permease — translated: MNWLIDLIELVAAGFVGIVAADIFISVMLRYFFSVQIPDAYDFGRLLLGILIFWGIAATSYRGTHITVDLLYANVGPKLQRFIDVFATLVLLFVVTVQTYTLYDKVWTTKADHVLTFDLRLPTWPFFLVAWLGDASAVLLIAIRTYRLIFQPDEFGTKYQIKPVE
- a CDS encoding TRAP transporter substrate-binding protein gives rise to the protein MSLSAMLKSAPALGLALALGAAPQASAQDKTIELKLSHWVPPTHPLQKTMEEWGADIEKASGGTIKYKIFPSQQLGKAFDHYDMARDGIADFTYVNPGYQPGRFPIIAAGELPFVVGQAKGGNRAIDAWYRKYAATEMKDVKYCFSFVLDPVAWHSKTKKIMVPSDIKGMKIRPAQATIAAWMTLLGGTNVQASATEVRDVMDKGVAEAVTFPWGSVPLLGVDKVTKYHMDAPLGSVMFQWLMSPRTYNAMSAAQKKVIDDHCTTDWAAKFADPWADFEHAGIEKIKAMPGHEVYTISNEQLAEWKASAEPLKKKWADDVKRAGGDPDTIMKELQASLAQYKAGF
- a CDS encoding methyltransferase, with translation MKVESVKSPKAAADPASLHKKMMQLLSSLWVTHAIGSFARLGLADAMEAGGDSAEALAKAHGLVPDRVYRLLRALSTCGIVTESAGERFALTPLGRMLTSSAPNSMKTSAELLTEYNGEIWSKLDGALAGGIAFEALKGKELFDWLHANPKEGARFQRMMVEVHSPETPAIVSAYDFGQFKRIVDVGGGHGMLLSAILAAHPGVQGTLFDLQEGIDAARRGEGGPLPGVSFIAGNVFESVPEGADGYLFRHLLHDYDDDDCLKMLRNVRRAMKPDARVLVLEKTVPTDDTPGPGRWLDLHVMLLTGGRERTAPEYQALFGKAGLKLNRVLPTAHPAVEVIEVVAADARPA
- a CDS encoding TRAP transporter large permease, with the protein product MSSETVAILGFVALFSLMLMRVPVGMAMGLVGVGGFAYLVNGDAALKIIGHTSMRTVTDYTFGVIPMFLLMGAFVTNSGMSKELFRAANTFLGHRRGGLGIATIAACGGFAAISGSSVATAATFSTVAYPEMRRYGYPESFAAGVIAAGGTLGAMLPPSTVLAVYGIITEQDIGKLFIAGVLPGILAASMYMITVAIIGWARPGYLPAGPRSTWRERLTGLRDIWAMLLLFFFVIGGMYGGLFTPTEAGGVGAGGALIVGVLRGRLGFEEIRRSLLQATRTAAAVFTVLIGALLFGYFLTVTQTPQNVTAFLTGLGIGSYGVLALIMVMYIVLGCLMDALAMVILTVPIIFPVIKELGFDPIWFGIIIVMTVELGLIHPPVGMIVFVIKSVIGDINFSTIFYGVIPFILTDLLRLVILITFPIIALWLPSHM